The sequence CACCGAGACCGCCCGTTCCCGGCCGCGCCCCCTGGTCTCTCCCCTCGTCCATGGCCCCGACAGCGGTATGTCGACTGCCGAGTACGCGCTGGGATTGCTCCCCAAAACGCAGACATGAGCCGCGACCGGACGCGCCCGGCAGGGTGCTGCCGCGAGTCCCCACAGCGGGGTAGGCTGACCCGTGATGCTCTACGAGCACTCAGGTACGCGATGACCCCCTCGACCACAGGCCGAGGGGGTCATCGCTATTCGGGCAGGGTTAGAGCTGCTCGCCCCTGACCTCGGTCAGGAACGCGCGCCACTCGGCGGCCGGGAACTCCAGGTGTCCCCGGTCGCGGTTCTGCGTGTCGCGCACCGCGGCGCCGGTGTCGAGGTCGGCAACCTCGACGCAGTTCTGGTTCTGGTTGCTGTAGCTGCTCTTACGGAACTCAGGTGTAGTCATGATCATTCGCTTTCTTCGGACAGTACGCCCTCTATGTGCTGGGCACTCGCCACTGTACTGAGAGATGCGCCCTGTACGTCACTGAAGGTCGCGACATACTGTGCAACCTCCCCAGTATCTTCCTCGAACTGCCCGGCCCCAACGCTGTCCGTGTAGACGATCGTCGGATCTTGTGACTCGGG is a genomic window of Lipingzhangella halophila containing:
- a CDS encoding DUF397 domain-containing protein gives rise to the protein MTTPEFRKSSYSNQNQNCVEVADLDTGAAVRDTQNRDRGHLEFPAAEWRAFLTEVRGEQL